From a single Mycolicibacterium mengxianglii genomic region:
- a CDS encoding SRPBCC family protein, with translation MTRSDTRERYVVTRTVTATPARVFAVLADPDQHRYTEPGDMVRDAVDPQPITGAGQMFVINMFLEQAGGHYVMHNLVTEFEQDRTLAWLPGQLDDAGSHAPGGWWWRYDLEPDGEHTEVTLTYDWTETSPDFRQQVPMPPFPEEYLAESLAALDRSVCA, from the coding sequence ATGACACGGTCAGACACCCGCGAGCGTTACGTCGTCACCCGTACCGTCACCGCCACCCCGGCCCGAGTCTTCGCTGTCCTGGCTGATCCCGATCAACATCGGTACACCGAGCCCGGCGACATGGTGCGCGACGCGGTCGACCCGCAGCCCATCACCGGCGCGGGGCAGATGTTCGTGATCAACATGTTCCTGGAGCAGGCCGGCGGACACTACGTCATGCACAACCTGGTGACGGAATTCGAGCAGGACCGCACCTTGGCGTGGCTGCCCGGCCAGCTCGACGACGCCGGGTCGCACGCACCCGGTGGCTGGTGGTGGCGTTACGACCTCGAACCGGACGGCGAGCACACCGAGGTCACACTCACCTACGACTGGACCGAGACCTCGCCGGATTTCCGGCAACAAGTACCGATGCCGCCCTTTCCCGAGGAGTACCTCGCGGAGTCCCTTGCCGCACTGGATCGTTCGGTTTGCGCCTGA
- a CDS encoding TetR/AcrR family transcriptional regulator, with protein MVAAGSETRFQRARSPEAKQQREAAILAAATRLGAQHGIRQITLTDIAAAVDMHKSALLRYFETREQIFLQLSASEWREWTSTLLTRTREMAPATATGAIAEALSQTLVRRPLFCDLLAQTPLNLERNVSVEQVRAFKLVTHAQVEAIAGELRRLRPALSEVEAVDVIATATAMAGAMWQMATPPTEVAELYRNDPLLSLAVFDVGARLTRILTALIDGYGTQA; from the coding sequence ATGGTCGCCGCCGGTTCCGAGACCCGTTTCCAGCGGGCGCGCTCCCCCGAGGCAAAACAGCAACGGGAGGCCGCGATCCTGGCGGCCGCCACCCGATTGGGCGCCCAGCACGGCATCCGCCAGATCACCCTGACCGACATCGCCGCCGCGGTCGACATGCACAAATCCGCGCTGCTGCGGTATTTCGAGACGCGCGAACAGATCTTTCTGCAGCTGTCGGCATCGGAATGGCGAGAGTGGACCTCGACCCTGCTGACCCGGACGCGGGAGATGGCTCCCGCGACTGCAACCGGTGCCATCGCCGAGGCACTCTCCCAAACCCTCGTCCGCCGACCCCTGTTCTGCGATCTGCTGGCCCAGACGCCGCTGAATCTGGAGCGCAACGTGTCAGTGGAGCAGGTCCGGGCATTCAAGCTCGTCACCCATGCCCAGGTCGAGGCGATCGCCGGCGAGCTCCGCAGATTGCGTCCGGCACTGTCAGAAGTGGAGGCCGTCGACGTGATCGCCACCGCCACTGCGATGGCCGGAGCGATGTGGCAAATGGCCACTCCGCCAACCGAAGTGGCCGAACTCTATCGCAATGACCCGTTACTCAGCCTGGCGGTCTTCGACGTCGGGGCGCGGTTGACCCGGATCCTGACCGCACTGATCGACGGCTACGGAACACAGGCATAG
- a CDS encoding DUF899 domain-containing protein, whose protein sequence is MSAETVTAPGKPPVVDAATWRSALDELRRREKAATRELDAIAAQRRRLPMVELPDYVLEGEAGPVRLVDVFDGRSQLITYHHMWTDGALWQCGGCTGFTSQFTRLDFLDNYDARFVVVTNGPIDEALAYRDKVGNTMQWYSSAQSSFGADVDAPAGGGFAVNVFMRDGDTVYRTWHTNGRGTEQLSYTFALIDLLPWGRQEEWLDSPDGWPSRPTYSGWLDSPDIAKAYGKEPE, encoded by the coding sequence ATGTCCGCGGAAACCGTCACCGCACCCGGGAAACCTCCCGTGGTGGATGCAGCCACCTGGCGTAGCGCGCTCGACGAGCTGCGCCGCCGGGAGAAGGCCGCCACCAGAGAACTGGACGCCATCGCCGCGCAGCGTCGCCGACTGCCCATGGTGGAGCTACCGGACTACGTGCTGGAGGGAGAGGCAGGTCCGGTCCGTCTCGTCGACGTTTTCGACGGGCGTTCACAGCTGATCACCTACCACCACATGTGGACCGACGGTGCGCTGTGGCAGTGCGGCGGCTGCACCGGCTTCACCTCGCAATTCACTCGGCTGGACTTCCTGGACAACTACGACGCTCGCTTCGTGGTGGTCACCAACGGGCCCATCGACGAGGCGTTGGCCTACCGGGACAAGGTCGGCAACACGATGCAGTGGTATTCGTCGGCGCAGAGCTCGTTCGGCGCCGACGTCGACGCCCCGGCCGGCGGTGGATTCGCGGTGAACGTGTTCATGCGCGACGGGGACACCGTCTATCGCACGTGGCACACCAACGGGCGGGGCACCGAACAGCTCAGCTACACGTTTGCGCTGATCGACCTGTTGCCGTGGGGACGGCAGGAGGAATGGCTGGACTCGCCCGACGGCTGGCCGTCCCGGCCGACGTACTCGGGTTGGCTCGATAGCCCCGACATCGCGAAAGCCTATGGAAAGGAACCGGAATGA
- a CDS encoding nitroreductase family deazaflavin-dependent oxidoreductase, whose translation MGIPSVDPTAGSPLLRAGARLTGTKPGRWLARRVAPRIDPTLLRLSRGRLSSALVTPELLLFHTGSRTGRRRTTPLTYFTDDDRVIVIASNYGGSRHPAWYYNVLANPRVTISAGGYTADFIGEEITGAERDRLWDLVVEFIPSYADYKRLAGDRRIPIVAFTEVH comes from the coding sequence ATGGGTATCCCCTCAGTCGATCCGACCGCCGGCTCACCGCTACTGCGCGCAGGTGCCCGACTGACCGGAACCAAGCCCGGCCGTTGGCTGGCCCGCCGCGTGGCACCGCGTATCGACCCCACTCTGCTGCGCCTGTCCCGCGGGCGGCTGTCCTCGGCGCTGGTGACGCCCGAGCTGCTGCTCTTCCACACCGGGTCCCGCACCGGCAGACGCCGCACGACCCCGCTGACGTACTTCACCGACGACGATCGCGTGATCGTGATCGCCTCCAACTACGGCGGATCCCGGCACCCGGCCTGGTATTACAACGTCCTGGCCAACCCTCGCGTCACGATCTCCGCCGGTGGCTACACCGCGGACTTCATCGGCGAGGAGATCACCGGCGCCGAACGCGACCGACTGTGGGACCTCGTTGTCGAATTCATCCCGTCCTACGCGGACTACAAGCGACTGGCCGGTGATCGCCGGATCCCGATCGTGGCTTTCACCGAAGTGCACTGA
- the purU gene encoding formyltetrahydrofolate deformylase, translating into MATGTDTDIGRLLLRCPDQPGIVAAISSFMTAAGANIVSLDQHSTAAEGGTFLQRTIFHLPGLRAVRDELNDRFAREVAGRLDIDFRLTEASRPKRVAILASREDHCLLDLLWRNRRGELEMSVVFVIANHADLADQVRPFGVPFIHVPAHKDIRAEAEGRMLDLLRDNVDLVVLARYMQVLTPAFLDEVGCPVINIHHSFLPAFIGAAPYRRARERGVKLVGATAHYVTQDLDEGPIIEQDVVRVNHRHDVADLVRLGADVERAVLSRAVLWHCEDRIIRHGNQTVVF; encoded by the coding sequence ATGGCCACGGGTACCGATACCGATATCGGCAGGTTGCTGCTGCGCTGTCCAGATCAGCCGGGCATCGTCGCGGCGATCAGCAGCTTCATGACCGCAGCCGGTGCCAACATCGTATCGCTGGATCAGCATTCGACCGCTGCTGAAGGCGGAACGTTCCTGCAGCGCACCATTTTCCACTTGCCGGGGCTCAGGGCGGTGCGTGACGAGCTCAATGACCGCTTCGCCCGTGAAGTCGCCGGCCGCCTCGACATCGACTTCCGGCTCACCGAGGCTTCGCGTCCCAAGCGGGTGGCCATTCTGGCGTCCCGGGAAGACCACTGCCTGTTGGATCTGTTGTGGCGCAACCGGCGCGGCGAGCTCGAGATGTCGGTGGTGTTCGTCATCGCCAATCACGCCGACCTGGCCGATCAGGTTCGCCCCTTCGGCGTCCCGTTCATTCACGTTCCCGCGCACAAGGACATCCGCGCCGAGGCGGAGGGTCGCATGCTCGACCTGTTGCGGGACAACGTCGACCTGGTGGTGTTGGCGCGTTATATGCAGGTGCTGACACCCGCCTTCCTCGACGAGGTGGGTTGCCCGGTGATCAACATCCACCACTCGTTCCTGCCGGCGTTCATCGGCGCCGCCCCGTACCGCCGCGCCCGGGAGCGCGGCGTCAAACTCGTTGGAGCCACCGCCCATTACGTCACCCAGGATCTCGACGAGGGGCCGATCATCGAGCAGGATGTGGTTCGCGTCAACCATCGCCATGATGTCGCCGACCTGGTGCGGTTGGGTGCGGACGTCGAGCGCGCCGTGCTGTCCAGGGCAGTGCTGTGGCATTGCGAGGACCGGATCATCAGGCACGGCAATCAGACCGTCGTATTCTGA
- a CDS encoding SDR family NAD(P)-dependent oxidoreductase, with protein sequence MKTWFITGSSRGFGRELVTAALAEGDQVVATARKPADLSDLVDAGGEAILPVALDVTDPVAVQAAIDAGVDRFGRLDVVVNNAGYANVAPIETGDVDDFRTQFETNFWGVYHVSRAAIAQLRSQGGGTIVQFSSIGGRVGGSPGIASYQAAKFAVDGLSRVLAAETAPFGIRVMVVEPSGFATDWAGSSMSVHEVPGQYDSTVGEFNRKVRAGGSGPAGDPARAAQIIVGAAKREYPPSHLLVGVNAVEMALDYSRRQVQEAQTWAAVGRSADFGQPFPVAFPPDAPPAD encoded by the coding sequence ATGAAAACCTGGTTCATCACTGGCTCCTCCCGTGGCTTCGGCCGTGAACTCGTCACCGCTGCGCTGGCCGAGGGCGATCAGGTGGTCGCGACCGCCCGCAAGCCCGCGGACCTGTCCGACCTCGTCGACGCCGGAGGCGAGGCGATATTGCCGGTCGCCCTCGATGTCACCGACCCCGTCGCCGTCCAGGCGGCCATCGACGCCGGCGTGGACCGATTCGGCCGACTCGACGTCGTGGTCAACAACGCCGGTTACGCCAACGTCGCACCGATCGAGACCGGCGACGTCGACGACTTTCGCACCCAGTTCGAGACGAACTTCTGGGGCGTGTACCACGTCTCGCGTGCAGCGATCGCTCAACTGCGGAGTCAGGGTGGCGGCACCATCGTCCAGTTCTCGTCAATCGGCGGCCGCGTAGGTGGATCGCCGGGCATCGCTTCCTATCAGGCGGCCAAGTTCGCCGTCGACGGACTCAGCCGCGTACTGGCGGCCGAGACCGCACCGTTCGGCATCCGGGTGATGGTGGTCGAGCCCAGTGGCTTCGCCACCGACTGGGCCGGCTCGTCGATGTCGGTGCATGAGGTACCCGGGCAGTACGACAGCACTGTCGGCGAATTCAACCGGAAGGTGCGTGCCGGCGGGTCAGGACCAGCGGGCGATCCGGCACGGGCTGCGCAGATCATCGTCGGTGCGGCCAAACGCGAGTACCCGCCGAGCCATTTGTTGGTCGGTGTCAACGCCGTGGAGATGGCGCTCGACTACTCCCGACGGCAGGTGCAGGAGGCGCAAACGTGGGCGGCAGTGGGTCGCTCAGCCGATTTCGGTCAGCCCTTCCCGGTGGCGTTCCCGCCAGACGCACCACCAGCCGATTGA
- a CDS encoding SDR family oxidoreductase produces MNAPADVTGLRLLVVGASSGIGHAVAVSAAARGARVAVAARRRELLDALADQVGGFAFDLDVEDPAAITRVVGDAVEALGGLDAVVFTSTVIPFAYIEDTDVATWVHAFSVNTLGANNVLRAARPHLSDHGVVLIASSFDVGRPRAGVAAYSASKAALDEILHSWRNEHPDLSILRVGVGPTEDTEILRGADRDLLPELLQSWKKQGQLPARMSALKDVAETLVSLVEIAHANPSVVPEVVQLSPRILKKN; encoded by the coding sequence ATGAACGCACCTGCGGATGTCACCGGCTTGCGACTTCTCGTCGTCGGCGCGTCATCGGGAATCGGTCACGCCGTGGCGGTCAGTGCGGCCGCGCGCGGCGCCCGGGTGGCGGTGGCGGCGCGGCGCCGTGAACTGCTCGACGCGCTGGCGGACCAGGTCGGCGGATTCGCCTTCGACCTGGATGTCGAGGACCCCGCGGCGATCACCCGCGTCGTCGGTGACGCGGTGGAGGCTCTCGGCGGCCTGGACGCCGTGGTGTTCACCAGCACCGTCATCCCCTTCGCCTACATCGAGGACACCGACGTCGCCACCTGGGTGCACGCCTTCTCGGTCAACACCCTCGGCGCCAACAACGTGCTGCGCGCCGCACGACCGCACCTGTCCGACCACGGCGTCGTCCTGATCGCGTCGAGCTTCGACGTCGGGCGCCCCCGCGCCGGAGTCGCGGCCTACAGCGCCAGCAAGGCTGCGCTCGACGAGATCCTGCATTCGTGGCGCAACGAGCACCCGGACCTGTCCATCCTGCGGGTAGGCGTCGGGCCCACCGAGGACACCGAGATCTTGCGCGGCGCCGATCGCGATCTGTTGCCGGAGCTCCTGCAGTCCTGGAAGAAACAGGGGCAGCTGCCCGCCCGGATGTCGGCGCTCAAAGACGTTGCCGAGACTCTTGTTTCACTGGTCGAGATCGCGCACGCCAATCCCAGCGTGGTGCCCGAAGTGGTCCAGTTGTCGCCCCGCATCCTCAAGAAGAACTGA
- a CDS encoding TetR/AcrR family transcriptional regulator encodes MSSEAVADPQPVAAGSRRRDRRPEQTVRKVLDAGVAELRRSSFGGLTMRAVAARAGVSPASAYTYFPSKSALVAAVYLQLLRAAPVHTDVNQTTRTRVTTTLREMALVVADEPELTAACGAALMADDPAVTPVREQIAAEVITRIRAALGPGWPPAVSATLLMTFAGALMTARFLSFDQIAGQLDDAVVLVLGEPDRDG; translated from the coding sequence AGTCGCAGGCGTGATCGCCGCCCCGAACAAACTGTCCGCAAGGTGCTCGACGCCGGCGTGGCGGAATTGCGCCGCAGCTCTTTCGGCGGCTTGACGATGCGGGCGGTGGCCGCCAGGGCCGGGGTGTCGCCGGCGAGCGCCTACACCTACTTTCCGTCCAAGAGCGCCCTGGTGGCCGCGGTGTACCTACAGCTCCTGCGAGCGGCCCCGGTGCACACCGACGTCAACCAGACCACCAGGACCCGAGTCACCACGACCCTGCGCGAGATGGCGCTCGTGGTGGCCGACGAACCGGAACTCACCGCCGCGTGCGGTGCGGCATTGATGGCTGACGATCCTGCGGTGACACCGGTCCGGGAGCAGATCGCGGCGGAGGTGATCACCCGTATCCGGGCGGCGCTGGGGCCGGGATGGCCGCCTGCGGTGAGCGCCACGTTGTTGATGACGTTCGCGGGCGCGTTGATGACTGCGCGCTTTCTGTCCTTCGATCAGATCGCCGGACAGCTGGACGACGCAGTGGTCCTGGTGCTCGGCGAGCCGGACCGCGACGGCTGA
- a CDS encoding BTAD domain-containing putative transcriptional regulator, whose translation MTEIRITLFGPLTVRVAGQLVELRGSRLRAVLARLALAAGEVVSTDRIIDDIWAGEPPPKALGSLQVLVSHLRRGLEPQRPRRAPAQVLVSSPPGYALCLPEDAVDAWRFEALLREAAAAADPRLRAGRLRDALDCWTASVLSEFADAEWAAVEAARLQGLRATAVEQYAAAGLDLGWESTIIPDLERHLSEEPLREEAVRLLALALYRVGRQSEALAHLRAARDRLADELGLDPGPALRTLEADILGHSAELFAPSSAPPVAATPVVVAAAAPRAPHHATVIGRSPELGRLDTAAGTVIANGLRVAWVGAEAGAGKTTLAEVMADRLARRGWTVARGRCPEVDGAPPAWAWSEVVQTLGDAPPTLGSAFELAVAVGNRLRAATANGPLLVVLDDLHRADGATLQLLRGFAHDLADRPLLVLAAYRDTEVGPDLTATFAALAAATAVRLELGGLSRAGVAALIREHAPDGNHDHDTELLDRLIDRTGGNPLFVTEFARLLAAEGRHTALASVPAGVRDVLRRRLSRLPGSARTVLQQAAVLGRELDVDLLLRIARRDEDEVLDGLEAAVLAGLLGEPGPGQVRFTHALVRDTLYEDTPALRRARWHAAALAELHAAPAPDVAALAHHSLAAATPATAADAAGLAAEAAEQAMTLNAPAEALQLAAAAVRMADLAHGGVPAETKIKMLIQVTRAAAQAGATSTARPARSRAVQLAADTGDEALLFAALTAYRAPISWTVRGLAADDTDIEKPLRRALAAPDTDPVTRVWLLIAVIFETENDAAAYGMAEVLAWSEEALALARTTGDAVALCAALNARAYLSLGPDLADEREGLVSELLSVSQQQGLLGYQALAHWFSFLCASARTDLAEAIRQADLAVEHSTSGQLAALVQVLEVYRAVLGVLAGRLEEAQQQYRRLAQQMADTGMSSAAEAAIVFELVLAFARGDMSGLADVLVALHEVHPDAMCEALVLCLFDAGREQEARQRWQERKPLRRNYYWLARMALFARAAVRVDDRDACADAYAELLPWSGRIAGIDSGSVAFGTVDEALALLADALGRPRDAARHRADAEVVRARVAADLSPRWPSPSGDTSA comes from the coding sequence ATGACCGAGATCCGGATCACCCTCTTCGGGCCGTTGACGGTCCGCGTGGCGGGTCAGCTCGTCGAACTCCGGGGTTCACGGCTGCGAGCGGTGCTGGCACGCCTGGCGCTGGCGGCGGGCGAGGTGGTCTCCACCGACCGGATCATCGACGACATCTGGGCCGGCGAACCGCCGCCGAAAGCGCTGGGCAGCCTGCAGGTACTCGTCTCACACCTGCGGCGCGGGCTGGAACCGCAGCGGCCCCGGCGAGCTCCGGCGCAGGTGCTGGTGAGTTCGCCACCCGGTTATGCGCTGTGCCTTCCCGAGGACGCGGTGGACGCCTGGCGATTCGAAGCGCTGCTGCGGGAGGCCGCAGCAGCGGCAGATCCGCGGCTGCGCGCCGGCCGACTCCGCGACGCACTGGACTGCTGGACGGCTTCGGTGTTATCGGAGTTCGCCGACGCCGAGTGGGCCGCGGTCGAGGCAGCACGGCTGCAGGGTCTGCGTGCCACCGCGGTGGAGCAGTACGCGGCCGCCGGTCTGGACCTGGGTTGGGAGTCGACGATCATCCCCGACCTGGAGCGCCATCTCAGCGAGGAGCCGCTACGCGAGGAGGCCGTTCGGCTGCTGGCGCTGGCCCTCTATCGCGTCGGCCGGCAGAGCGAAGCCCTGGCCCATCTGCGTGCCGCACGTGACCGGCTCGCAGACGAGCTGGGCCTCGACCCCGGCCCGGCGTTGCGCACGCTGGAGGCCGACATCCTCGGACACTCCGCCGAACTCTTCGCGCCGAGCTCCGCGCCACCCGTGGCGGCCACGCCGGTGGTAGTTGCCGCCGCCGCACCGCGGGCACCCCACCACGCCACCGTCATCGGCCGATCACCTGAACTAGGCCGGCTCGACACCGCCGCCGGCACGGTCATCGCCAACGGCCTGCGGGTCGCCTGGGTCGGCGCCGAAGCGGGGGCCGGCAAGACCACGCTGGCCGAAGTGATGGCCGACCGGTTGGCCCGACGCGGGTGGACGGTCGCGCGGGGGCGGTGTCCCGAAGTCGACGGCGCCCCGCCGGCGTGGGCGTGGTCCGAAGTGGTGCAGACACTGGGCGACGCGCCTCCGACGCTGGGTTCGGCGTTCGAACTCGCTGTGGCCGTGGGGAATCGACTACGTGCGGCAACTGCGAACGGCCCACTGCTGGTGGTCCTCGACGACCTGCACCGAGCCGACGGCGCCACGTTGCAACTACTGCGCGGTTTCGCTCACGACCTGGCCGACCGGCCGCTGCTGGTGTTGGCGGCTTACCGCGATACCGAGGTGGGGCCCGACCTGACGGCCACCTTCGCCGCACTGGCCGCGGCGACCGCGGTGCGCCTGGAACTCGGCGGGTTGAGCCGGGCCGGAGTTGCGGCCCTGATCCGCGAACACGCACCCGACGGCAATCACGATCACGACACCGAGCTCCTCGACCGGTTGATCGACCGGACGGGCGGCAATCCGCTGTTCGTCACCGAGTTCGCCCGGCTGCTGGCCGCCGAAGGCCGCCACACGGCTCTGGCGAGCGTGCCGGCCGGGGTTCGGGACGTGTTGCGCCGCAGGCTTTCCCGGTTACCCGGGTCAGCCAGAACGGTATTGCAGCAGGCGGCGGTGCTGGGCCGCGAACTCGACGTCGATCTGCTGCTGCGCATCGCCCGCCGTGATGAGGACGAGGTGCTCGACGGGCTGGAGGCTGCCGTGCTGGCCGGCCTGCTCGGCGAGCCGGGCCCTGGGCAGGTCCGCTTCACCCACGCCCTGGTACGCGACACCCTCTACGAGGACACTCCGGCGCTACGCCGCGCGCGGTGGCACGCCGCCGCGCTGGCCGAACTCCACGCTGCGCCGGCCCCGGATGTGGCCGCGTTGGCCCACCACAGTCTGGCCGCGGCCACCCCGGCAACGGCTGCCGATGCCGCCGGGCTGGCAGCGGAGGCCGCTGAGCAGGCGATGACGCTGAACGCCCCCGCCGAAGCCCTGCAGTTGGCCGCCGCCGCAGTGCGCATGGCCGACCTGGCGCACGGCGGGGTACCCGCAGAGACGAAGATCAAGATGCTCATCCAGGTGACGCGCGCGGCGGCACAGGCAGGGGCGACCTCCACTGCGCGCCCGGCGCGGTCCAGGGCGGTGCAGCTGGCCGCCGACACCGGCGACGAAGCCCTGTTGTTCGCGGCGCTGACCGCCTACCGGGCACCGATTTCGTGGACCGTGCGCGGCCTGGCAGCCGACGACACCGATATCGAGAAGCCGCTGCGCCGAGCCTTGGCAGCCCCCGATACCGACCCGGTGACCCGGGTGTGGCTGCTGATCGCCGTGATCTTCGAAACCGAGAACGACGCCGCCGCCTACGGTATGGCTGAGGTGCTCGCCTGGTCCGAGGAGGCCCTCGCGCTGGCCCGCACCACCGGTGACGCCGTCGCACTCTGTGCGGCGCTCAACGCCCGGGCCTACCTGTCGCTGGGACCGGACCTGGCTGATGAACGGGAAGGCCTTGTCTCCGAGTTGCTCTCGGTGTCCCAGCAGCAGGGCCTACTCGGCTACCAGGCGCTGGCACACTGGTTTTCCTTCCTGTGCGCCTCGGCCCGCACCGACCTGGCCGAAGCAATCCGGCAGGCCGACCTCGCCGTGGAGCATTCCACCAGCGGACAGCTGGCGGCCCTGGTGCAGGTCCTCGAGGTGTACCGGGCGGTGTTGGGTGTGCTGGCAGGACGGCTGGAGGAGGCCCAACAGCAGTATCGCCGGCTGGCTCAGCAGATGGCCGACACCGGGATGTCGAGCGCAGCCGAGGCGGCGATCGTCTTCGAACTGGTGCTGGCCTTCGCCCGCGGCGACATGTCCGGGCTGGCGGACGTGCTGGTCGCTCTGCACGAGGTCCACCCGGACGCCATGTGCGAAGCGCTGGTGCTGTGCCTTTTCGACGCGGGCCGGGAACAGGAGGCCCGGCAGCGCTGGCAAGAGCGAAAACCGTTGCGCCGCAACTACTACTGGCTGGCCCGAATGGCACTGTTCGCGCGGGCGGCGGTGCGCGTAGACGACCGGGATGCCTGCGCCGACGCCTATGCCGAACTGCTGCCGTGGTCCGGCCGGATAGCCGGGATCGACTCGGGCTCAGTGGCTTTCGGCACTGTAGATGAGGCGCTAGCGCTGCTGGCCGACGCGCTCGGCCGACCGCGGGACGCGGCCCGGCACCGCGCTGACGCCGAGGTGGTCCGGGCGCGCGTCGCGGCTGATCTCAGCCCCAGATGGCCTTCTCCATCCGGCGATACTTCGGCTTGA
- a CDS encoding alpha-hydroxy acid oxidase codes for MIRRQLPKPHDLAPLMQFKKPSLDFKANRLAKAQTVYDLRKIAKRRTPKAAFDYTEGAAEAEISLARARQAFEDIEFTPSILRNVADVSTGWDVLGAPVSQPFGIAPTGFTRMMHTEGEIAGAHAAAKHGIPFSLSTMGTTAIEDVKAANPNGRNWFQLYMWKDRDRSMALVERAAAAGFDTLLVTVDVPVAGARLRDKRNGFSIPPQLTMSTVVNAIPRPWWWFDFLTTESLSFASLDRWSGTVGELLDSMFDPTVDFNDLRWIRDQWPGKVVVKGIQSLEDAKKVAEVGVDGIVLSNHGGRQLDRAPIPFHLLPDVKREVGSEYEIMLDTGIMSGADIVAAVALGARFTLVGRAYLYGLMAGGEDGVNRMIEIVSEQVARTMRLIGVGSLEELGPEHVTQLVRLVPRSAAAAVVR; via the coding sequence ATGATCAGACGACAGCTTCCCAAGCCGCACGACCTGGCTCCGCTGATGCAGTTCAAGAAGCCGAGTCTGGATTTCAAGGCCAACCGGCTGGCCAAGGCGCAGACGGTCTACGACCTGCGCAAGATCGCCAAACGCCGCACCCCGAAGGCGGCGTTCGACTACACCGAAGGCGCCGCCGAAGCCGAGATCTCCCTGGCCCGCGCCCGCCAGGCGTTCGAAGACATCGAGTTCACCCCATCGATCCTGCGCAACGTGGCTGACGTCTCGACAGGGTGGGACGTGTTGGGCGCGCCGGTGTCGCAACCGTTCGGCATCGCCCCCACCGGCTTCACCCGGATGATGCACACCGAAGGGGAGATCGCCGGCGCCCACGCGGCAGCCAAGCATGGCATCCCGTTCTCGCTGTCCACCATGGGCACTACCGCGATCGAGGATGTCAAAGCGGCAAATCCGAACGGACGCAACTGGTTCCAGCTCTACATGTGGAAGGACCGGGACCGGTCCATGGCGCTGGTCGAGCGTGCCGCGGCAGCCGGTTTCGACACCTTGCTGGTCACGGTCGATGTCCCCGTCGCCGGCGCGCGCCTGCGTGACAAACGCAACGGGTTCTCCATTCCGCCCCAGCTGACCATGAGCACCGTCGTCAACGCCATTCCGCGGCCGTGGTGGTGGTTCGACTTCCTGACCACCGAGTCGCTGTCGTTCGCCTCGCTCGACCGCTGGTCGGGGACGGTAGGGGAGCTGCTCGACTCGATGTTCGACCCCACCGTGGACTTCAACGACCTCCGCTGGATCCGCGACCAATGGCCGGGCAAGGTTGTGGTCAAAGGCATTCAGAGCTTGGAGGATGCCAAGAAGGTCGCCGAGGTCGGTGTCGACGGGATCGTGCTGTCCAACCACGGCGGCCGCCAGCTCGACCGGGCACCCATTCCGTTCCACCTGCTTCCCGACGTCAAGCGGGAGGTCGGCAGTGAGTACGAGATCATGCTCGACACCGGGATCATGTCGGGCGCCGACATCGTGGCCGCGGTGGCGCTCGGGGCACGGTTCACCCTGGTGGGACGCGCGTATCTCTACGGTCTGATGGCCGGCGGCGAGGACGGGGTGAACCGGATGATCGAGATCGTCAGCGAGCAGGTGGCCCGCACCATGCGACTGATCGGGGTGGGCTCACTGGAGGAACTGGGGCCGGAGCACGTCACACAACTCGTGCGCTTGGTGCCCCGGTCTGCGGCGGCGGCCGTCGTGCGGTGA
- a CDS encoding hemerythrin domain-containing protein, with the protein MTADPSTSSPADVPDILGMKIAHRVMLRDLDRTTGVTMAMADGGVPITRRRVRALVRYLELLGESIHHHHHAEDDILWPVIEQRAGSEIDLTPLTEDHQALGPKLDGLRVATGLFGDDPSRRTASVLAARLVEMRSMLTEHIAEEERDTFPVIRRYLTVADWQDVESRIRKAGARMTFELPRIAAAVTPAELKALKEQAGPMIDVMLALVKPKYRRMEKAIWG; encoded by the coding sequence ATGACCGCCGATCCCAGCACGAGCAGCCCCGCCGATGTACCGGACATCCTCGGCATGAAGATCGCCCACCGCGTGATGCTGCGCGACCTCGACCGCACCACCGGTGTCACGATGGCGATGGCCGATGGGGGAGTGCCCATCACGCGCCGCCGGGTGCGGGCGCTGGTCCGCTATCTCGAGTTGCTGGGTGAGTCCATCCACCATCACCACCACGCCGAGGACGACATCCTCTGGCCCGTCATCGAGCAGCGGGCCGGCTCGGAGATCGATCTGACGCCGCTGACCGAGGATCATCAAGCACTGGGCCCCAAGCTCGACGGGCTGCGGGTGGCGACGGGCCTTTTCGGGGACGACCCGTCCCGGCGGACGGCTTCGGTGCTCGCGGCCCGGCTGGTGGAGATGCGTAGCATGCTCACCGAACACATCGCCGAGGAAGAGCGTGACACCTTCCCTGTGATCCGGCGCTACCTGACGGTAGCCGATTGGCAGGATGTCGAGAGCCGAATCCGAAAGGCCGGCGCCCGAATGACATTCGAACTTCCGCGGATCGCCGCCGCGGTCACACCCGCCGAGTTGAAGGCGCTCAAAGAACAGGCCGGCCCGATGATCGACGTGATGCTGGCTTTGGTCAAGCCGAAGTATCGCCGGATGGAGAAGGCCATCTGGGGCTGA